One Engystomops pustulosus chromosome 11, aEngPut4.maternal, whole genome shotgun sequence DNA window includes the following coding sequences:
- the LOC140105817 gene encoding pepsin A-like → MKFLILLGLIALAECGGVKVPLIRGESLRSRLNRLGLLGDYLTKHPYNPATKYFPSLAQSSAEPLTNYMDIEYFGTISIGTPPQSFTVIFDTGSSNLWVPSVYCSSQACTNHHMFNPQQSSTFQATNTPVSIQYGTGSMTGVLGYDTVQVGNIQVTNQIFGLSESEPGSFLYYSPFDGILGLAFPSLASSQATPVFDNMWSQGLIPQDLFSVYLSSQGQSGSFVLFGGVDTSYYSGSLNWVPLTAETYWQITVDSISINGQVVACSGSCQAIVDTGTSLLAGPSTPIADIQYYIGASQDSNGEYVINCNNISSMPTIVFTINGVQFPLPASAYVRQNQQGCTSGFQAMNLPTNSGDLWILGDVFIREYYVVFDRANNYVALAPLA, encoded by the exons ATGAAGTTTCTTATTCTCTTGGGACTGATAGCTCTGGCAGAATGTGGTGGGGTGAA GGTCCCCCTGATAAGGGGAGAGTCTCTCCGCAGCCGTCTGAACAGACTGGGGTTACTCGGTGACTACCTAACCAAACATCCGTATAACCCAGCAACTAAGTATTTCCCTAGTCTGGCCCAGTCATCTGCTGAACCTCTTACAAACTACATGGAT ATTGAATATTTTGGAACCATTTCCATTGGAACCCCACCACAGTCCTTTACTGTTATATTTGATACCGGATCCTCTAACCTGTGGGTGCCCTCCGTGTACTGCTCAAGCCAAGCATGCA CAAATCACCACATGTTCAACCCACAACAGTCGTCCACATTTCAAGCTACCAACACTCCAGTATCCATCCAGTATGGCACTGGAAGTATGACTGGGGTCCTGGGATATGACACTGTACAG GTTGGAAACATACAAGTaacaaatcagatatttggtttgAGCGAATCTGAACCCGGCTCCTTCCTGTACTACTCTCCATTCGATGGCATCTTGGGACTTGCATTTCCTAGTCTGGCATCTTCTCAAGCTACACCAGTCTTCGATAATATGTGGAGCCAGGGTCTTATCCCCCAAGATCTTTTCTCCGTTTATCTGAGCTC CCAAGGACAGAGTGGCAGCTTTGTTCTCTTTGGTGGTGTGGACACTTCATATTACAGTGGAAGTTTAAATTGGGTCCCTCTGACTGCTGAAACCTACTGGCAAATAACAGTGGACAG CATATCAATCAATGGACAGGTCGTGGCATGCAGTGGTTCTTGCCAAGCCATTGTCGATACCGGAACCTCCCTCCTTGCTGGACCCTCTACTCCCATTGCTGACATTCAGTACTACATTGGAGCCAGTCAGGATTCCAATGGAGAG TATGTGATCAATTGCAATAACATAAGCAGCATGCCCACTATTGTGTTCACCATCAACGGTGTTCAGTTCCCACTGCCGGCCAGTGCCTACGTGCGCCAG AATCAGCAAGGTTGCACCAGCGGATTCCAGGCCATGAACTTACCAACCAACTCCGGGGATTTGTGGATCCTGGGAGATGTATTTATCCGTGAATATTACGTAGTATTCGACAGGGCCAATAACTATGTTGCTCTGGCTCCACTTGCATAA